A single genomic interval of Bradyrhizobium japonicum USDA 6 harbors:
- a CDS encoding EVE domain-containing protein, with product MAYWLVKSEPSVWSWDQQVAKGAKGEAWTGVRNYTARQNLVNMKKGDKAFFYHSNEGKEIVGIAEIIKEAYPDPTDKTEKFVCVDIKADKPLKTPVTMAAIKADKKLADMALVKYSRLSVQPVTAEEWKLVCKMGGMSST from the coding sequence ATGGCGTATTGGCTGGTGAAATCCGAACCGTCGGTGTGGTCCTGGGACCAGCAGGTGGCGAAGGGTGCCAAGGGCGAGGCCTGGACCGGCGTGCGCAATTACACCGCGCGCCAGAACCTCGTGAACATGAAGAAGGGCGACAAGGCGTTCTTCTATCATTCCAACGAGGGCAAGGAGATCGTCGGCATCGCGGAGATCATCAAGGAGGCCTATCCCGATCCGACCGACAAGACCGAAAAATTCGTCTGCGTCGATATCAAGGCCGACAAGCCCTTGAAGACGCCGGTGACGATGGCCGCGATCAAGGCGGACAAGAAGCTCGCTGATATGGCGCTGGTGAAATATTCGCGTCTGTCGGTGCAGCCGGTGACGGCGGAAGAGTGGAAGCTCGTCTGCAAGATGGGTGGGATGTCATCGACGTGA
- a CDS encoding adenylate/guanylate cyclase domain-containing protein gives MQLSRTLAWLVDVASDCPGADRLLAELGAHLVADGVPLAAGSLTLEVPHPLIAKRTWLWRAENGRVIEALGFAPSGLAPDPPDDAGRRWLRDIAGGEVHEEVVGRPDGPQLGWIGPRPFTADEIEQLRQAARFAATPLAVLAARATLRATLDAYLGKRSAGRVLAAPLRRDLGETIQAALLYADLRNFTTLSETTPPADVIAALDAWFDRIAGAVHAFGGEVLKFIGDGVLAIFPVVEASPRRACDAALRAAGAAEAGMAYLNGERGAQGLPPLAFGAALHLGEILWGNIGAANRLDFTAIGPAVNLASRLEGLCKPLERTVLVSGALAAETDTPLVALGSHPLRGIASPCEVFTLP, from the coding sequence ATGCAACTCTCCCGGACCCTCGCCTGGCTCGTCGATGTCGCCTCGGACTGCCCCGGGGCCGACCGTCTGCTCGCGGAACTCGGCGCTCATCTGGTCGCCGACGGTGTGCCGCTTGCGGCAGGCAGCCTGACGTTGGAGGTGCCGCATCCGCTGATCGCGAAGCGGACCTGGCTGTGGCGCGCGGAGAACGGCCGGGTCATCGAGGCCCTCGGCTTCGCACCAAGCGGGCTGGCGCCCGACCCGCCCGATGATGCCGGTCGCCGCTGGCTACGCGACATCGCGGGCGGCGAGGTGCACGAAGAGGTGGTCGGACGACCAGATGGGCCGCAGCTCGGCTGGATCGGGCCGCGTCCGTTCACCGCAGACGAGATCGAGCAATTGCGCCAGGCTGCGCGCTTCGCCGCGACGCCGCTGGCCGTGCTCGCTGCGCGCGCCACGTTGCGCGCGACGCTCGATGCCTATCTCGGCAAGCGCAGTGCAGGGCGGGTGCTGGCGGCGCCGCTGCGGCGCGATCTCGGCGAGACCATTCAAGCCGCGCTGCTCTATGCAGATCTGCGCAACTTCACGACCTTGTCGGAGACCACACCGCCGGCCGACGTCATCGCTGCGCTCGACGCCTGGTTCGATCGCATCGCCGGTGCCGTTCATGCCTTCGGCGGCGAGGTGCTGAAATTCATCGGCGACGGCGTGCTCGCGATCTTCCCGGTGGTCGAGGCCTCACCGCGCCGCGCCTGCGACGCCGCCCTGCGTGCCGCAGGCGCAGCCGAAGCCGGCATGGCGTATCTCAACGGGGAGCGCGGCGCTCAAGGACTGCCGCCGCTTGCGTTCGGCGCGGCCCTTCATCTCGGCGAAATACTCTGGGGCAATATCGGCGCCGCCAACAGGCTCGATTTCACGGCGATCGGTCCCGCCGTCAATCTCGCCAGCCGGCTGGAGGGATTGTGCAAGCCCCTGGAACGGACCGTGCTGGTATCGGGGGCGCTGGCCGCGGAGACGGACACGCCTCTCGTCGCGCTCGGATCGCATCCGCTGCGCGGCATCGCGTCGCCATGCGAGGTGTTTACGCTGCCGTAG
- a CDS encoding SRPBCC family protein: MTEPFVVRRETQIAAPRATVFAYLTDPEKILSWMGSDATTEPHPGGLYLLKGIGPRGGVGRGTFREVVPVHRLAYTFGWEGGQEVPPGSSLIEIDLIERDGGTLLRMTHSGLPTEEQAAAHAKGWAHYLGRLTSAAAGSDPGPDRGVSDKM, from the coding sequence ATGACCGAGCCATTCGTAGTGCGACGCGAAACCCAGATCGCAGCCCCCCGCGCCACCGTCTTCGCCTATTTGACCGACCCCGAGAAAATCCTGAGCTGGATGGGCTCCGACGCGACCACGGAGCCGCATCCCGGCGGTCTCTATCTCCTCAAGGGCATCGGCCCGCGCGGCGGCGTCGGCCGCGGCACCTTCCGCGAGGTCGTGCCGGTGCATCGTCTGGCCTACACATTCGGCTGGGAGGGCGGTCAGGAAGTGCCGCCCGGCTCGAGCCTGATCGAGATCGACCTGATCGAGCGCGACGGCGGCACGCTACTACGCATGACCCATAGTGGGCTCCCGACCGAGGAACAGGCCGCCGCGCACGCGAAAGGATGGGCGCATTATCTGGGCCGGCTCACGAGCGCAGCCGCGGGCAGCGATCCCGGTCCGGACAGGGGTGTATCCGACAAAATGTAG
- a CDS encoding DNA topoisomerase IB, with the protein MMDQQNLGTMRLASADPAAVALAKALGQWPKPAGSARLSPKKVFDSAPAATVEALAKELGLRLGDQNELTIRRIRRGKGYSFVRPNGAHIRDARTIRRLHAMAVPPAYREVRYSADPSSHLQAVGRDAAGRLQYRYHADWEKVREHRKAHRLEKLVGALPKIRRKVSAFLSGDEPTREFALSAVIELIARTAIRPGNESYARLNGTRGATTMLKSNVTLDDDSFVLTFKAKGGKAVRKECDAAKLVRAIGILNGVPGKRMFQYRDAYGIVRAVSTTQVNAFLREIAGIKISLKDFRTLMASAVVVESLSRITPASSQRGRKKQVLDAIRAAADKLSNTPAICRKSYVHDTIVTAFEDGILERFAATMKGQRSQARREQLLQQVVATAAV; encoded by the coding sequence ATGATGGATCAGCAGAATCTCGGGACGATGCGGCTCGCTTCGGCCGATCCTGCTGCTGTCGCGCTGGCCAAAGCCCTCGGACAATGGCCGAAACCCGCCGGTTCGGCCCGTCTCAGCCCGAAAAAGGTCTTCGATAGCGCGCCCGCCGCGACGGTCGAGGCGCTCGCCAAGGAGCTGGGGCTGCGGCTCGGCGACCAGAACGAGCTGACCATCCGCCGCATCAGGCGCGGCAAGGGCTATTCCTTCGTCCGCCCCAATGGCGCGCATATTCGCGACGCCCGCACCATCCGCAGGCTGCACGCCATGGCGGTGCCGCCGGCCTATCGCGAGGTGCGTTACTCGGCCGATCCGAGCTCGCATCTCCAGGCGGTGGGACGCGATGCCGCGGGCCGGCTGCAATACCGCTATCACGCCGATTGGGAAAAGGTCCGCGAGCACCGCAAGGCGCACCGGCTGGAAAAGCTCGTCGGCGCGCTGCCAAAGATCCGGCGCAAGGTCTCGGCGTTCCTGTCGGGTGACGAGCCGACGCGCGAATTCGCACTCTCGGCCGTGATCGAGCTGATCGCACGCACCGCGATCCGTCCCGGCAACGAATCCTATGCCCGCCTCAACGGCACCCGCGGCGCCACCACGATGTTGAAGTCGAACGTTACGCTCGATGACGATTCCTTCGTGCTGACCTTCAAGGCCAAGGGCGGCAAGGCGGTGCGCAAGGAGTGCGACGCGGCCAAGCTGGTACGCGCCATCGGGATCCTCAACGGCGTTCCCGGCAAGCGCATGTTCCAGTATCGCGACGCCTACGGCATCGTGCGCGCGGTCAGCACCACGCAGGTAAACGCGTTTCTGCGCGAGATCGCCGGCATCAAGATTTCGCTGAAGGATTTTCGCACGCTGATGGCGTCCGCGGTCGTGGTGGAATCGCTGTCGCGGATCACACCGGCGAGCAGCCAGCGCGGCCGCAAGAAGCAGGTGCTGGACGCCATCCGCGCCGCAGCCGACAAGCTCTCCAACACGCCGGCGATCTGCCGCAAGAGCTACGTCCACGACACCATCGTCACCGCCTTCGAGGACGGTATCCTCGAACGCTTCGCCGCCACCATGAAGGGCCAGCGTTCGCAGGCCAGGCGCGAGCAACTCTTGCAGCAGGTGGTGGCGACCGCGGCGGTGTGA
- the acs gene encoding acetate--CoA ligase — protein sequence MSEKTYDVPAEWAKRAWIDQAKYKDMYARSISDPNAFWAEQAKRIDWMHAPTKIENVSFAPGNISIKWFEDGVLNVAWNCIDRHLHKRANQTAIIWEGDDPSQSRHITYKELHDEVCRMANILRTRNVKKGDRVTIYLPMIPEAAYAMLACARIGAIHSVVFAGFSPDSLAQRINDCQSKVIITADEGLRGGKKVPLKANVDAALAKADGVDWVVVVKRTGGAVEMNPSRDLWYHDAAKMVTTECPAEHMHAEDPLFILYTSGSTGQPKGVLHTSGGYLVFAAMTHQYVFDYHDGDIYWCTADVGWVTGHSYILYGPLANGATTLMFEGVPNYPDNSRFWNVIDKHKVNIFYTAPTAIRALMQSGDEPVKKTSRASLRLLGSVGEPINPEAWEWYHRVVGDDRCPIVDTWWQTETGGILITPLPGATKLKPGSATQPFFGVVPEIVDADGKVLDGETSGNLCLTRSWPGQMRTVYGDHARFEQTYFSTYKGKYFTGDGCRRDADGYYWITGRVDDVINVSGHRMGTAEVESALVAHEKVSEAAVVGFPHDIKGQGIYAYVTLMAGVEPTEDLRKELVTWVRKEIGPIASPDQIQFAPGLPKTRSGKIMRRILRKIAEDEPGSLGDTSTLADPAVVDDLVKNRQNKKSA from the coding sequence ATGTCCGAGAAGACCTACGACGTCCCCGCGGAATGGGCCAAGCGCGCCTGGATCGACCAAGCCAAGTACAAGGACATGTACGCCCGCTCGATTTCGGACCCGAACGCCTTCTGGGCGGAGCAGGCCAAGCGCATCGACTGGATGCACGCGCCGACGAAGATCGAGAACGTCTCCTTCGCGCCCGGCAACATCTCGATCAAATGGTTCGAGGACGGCGTCCTCAACGTCGCCTGGAACTGCATCGACCGGCACCTGCACAAGCGCGCCAACCAGACTGCGATCATCTGGGAGGGCGATGATCCCTCGCAGTCCCGCCACATCACCTACAAGGAGCTGCACGACGAGGTCTGCCGGATGGCCAACATCCTGCGCACCCGCAACGTCAAGAAGGGCGACCGCGTCACCATCTACCTGCCGATGATTCCGGAAGCGGCCTACGCGATGCTGGCCTGCGCGCGGATCGGCGCGATCCACTCCGTGGTGTTCGCCGGCTTCTCGCCGGACAGCCTCGCCCAGCGCATCAACGACTGCCAGTCCAAGGTGATCATCACCGCGGACGAAGGTCTGCGCGGCGGCAAGAAGGTGCCGCTGAAGGCCAATGTCGACGCGGCGCTCGCCAAGGCCGACGGCGTCGACTGGGTCGTCGTGGTCAAGCGCACCGGCGGCGCGGTCGAGATGAATCCGTCGCGCGATCTCTGGTATCACGACGCCGCCAAGATGGTGACGACGGAATGCCCGGCCGAGCACATGCACGCCGAGGATCCGCTGTTCATCCTCTACACGTCGGGCTCGACCGGCCAGCCCAAGGGCGTGCTGCACACCTCGGGCGGTTATCTCGTATTCGCCGCGATGACGCATCAATACGTCTTCGACTATCACGACGGCGACATCTACTGGTGCACCGCCGACGTCGGCTGGGTCACCGGACATAGCTACATCCTCTACGGGCCGCTGGCGAACGGTGCGACCACGCTGATGTTCGAAGGCGTGCCGAATTATCCGGACAATTCCCGTTTCTGGAACGTCATCGACAAGCACAAGGTCAACATCTTCTACACCGCGCCGACCGCGATCCGCGCGCTGATGCAGAGCGGCGACGAGCCGGTGAAGAAGACGTCGCGCGCCTCGCTTCGCCTGCTCGGCTCGGTCGGCGAGCCGATCAATCCGGAAGCCTGGGAGTGGTATCATCGCGTCGTCGGCGACGATCGCTGCCCGATCGTCGACACCTGGTGGCAGACCGAGACCGGCGGCATCCTGATCACGCCGCTGCCGGGCGCGACCAAGCTGAAGCCGGGCTCGGCGACGCAGCCGTTCTTCGGCGTCGTGCCTGAGATCGTCGATGCCGACGGCAAGGTGCTGGACGGCGAGACATCAGGCAATCTCTGCCTGACGCGGTCATGGCCGGGTCAGATGCGCACGGTCTATGGCGACCATGCCCGCTTCGAGCAGACCTATTTCTCGACCTACAAGGGCAAGTATTTCACCGGCGACGGCTGCCGGCGCGATGCCGACGGCTATTACTGGATCACCGGCCGCGTCGACGACGTCATCAACGTCTCCGGCCACCGCATGGGCACCGCCGAGGTCGAGAGCGCGCTCGTCGCGCATGAGAAGGTGTCGGAGGCCGCGGTGGTCGGCTTCCCGCACGACATCAAGGGCCAGGGCATCTACGCCTATGTCACCCTGATGGCCGGCGTCGAGCCGACCGAAGATCTGCGCAAGGAGCTCGTCACCTGGGTGCGCAAGGAGATCGGTCCGATCGCCTCGCCCGACCAGATCCAGTTCGCGCCCGGCCTGCCCAAGACCCGCTCCGGCAAGATCATGCGCCGCATCCTGCGCAAGATCGCCGAGGACGAGCCGGGCAGCCTCGGCGATACCTCGACGCTCGCCGATCCGGCCGTGGTCGACGACCTCGTCAAGAACCGGCAGAACAAGAAGTCGGCGTAA